One genomic segment of Hevea brasiliensis isolate MT/VB/25A 57/8 chromosome 3, ASM3005281v1, whole genome shotgun sequence includes these proteins:
- the LOC110659441 gene encoding coiled-coil domain-containing protein SCD2 isoform X4 — MVLRVRRILTSLRLFLPPTSCVYLSLLHADLGIPQFSDINHFPRSLSPLFSFMDRNRTDSPIYSRQWSSDSSASAGTGPSSPVVMSPGRHHHSRSSSVTGLSTVKRNQNFAAKAAAQRLAQVMASQTTDDDEDDGDDLGFRYSAPPPLSLSRNLNSAATTNTKPTVPSSWITRSPSPALSGNMVEETPSVRSTSAGRSSISFRTAPPLPTSKGSLRTAVSLPPMEPPRNGQRDSKRFSSDVGHFNSKDTGDQREASALRDELDMLQEENENILEKLRLEEERCKEAEARVKELQKQVAALGEGVSLEAKLLSRKEAALRQREAALKEAKQNNMVDKEVASIRSEVENAKEEATAVVQQLHGAESEVRALRSMTQRMILTQKEMEEVVLKRCWLARYWGLAAKYGICADVAVSKHEYWSSLAPLPFEVVVSAGQKAKEECWEKGDDDNEKRSKLAVDLSDLTGEGNIESMLSVEMGLKELASLKVEDAIVLALAQQRRPSSARLSISDIKSPGDPKYMEAVELFPEESEDVLFKEDLGGVVFFNFLCLLQDTFSD; from the exons ATGGTCTTGAGAGTGAGACGGATACTGACATCTCTCCGCTTGTTTCTCCCTCCAACGTCGTGCGTTTATCTCTCTCTATTGCACGCAGATCTAGGCATTCCTCAATTTTCAGACATCAATCATTTCCCTCGCTCACTGTCTCCGCTTTTCTCTTTTATGGACCGGAACAGAACCGACAGCCCCATCTACTCGCGCCAATGGAGCAGCGATTCCAGCGCCTCTGCTGGCACTGGTCCGTCATCTCCGGTGGTAATGTCGCCTGGACGTCACCACCACTCGCGCTCCTCTTCTGTCACCGGACTTTCCACCGTCAAGAGAAACCAAAATTTCGCTGCCAAAGCAGCTGCTCAGCGCTTGGCTCAGGTCATGGCTTCTCAAACCACTGACGATGACGAGGACGATGGTGACGATCTAGGGTTTAGATATAGTGCACCacctcctctctctctttctagGAATCTTAACTCTGCTGCTACTACTAATACTAAACCTACGGTTCCATCTAGCTGGATCACTAGATCTCCTTCCCCTGCC TTATCTGGGAACATGGTAGAGGAAACTCCATCGGTTCGTTCAACATCAGCTGGAAGGTCCTCAATTTCCTTTCGAACAGCACCGCCGCTGCCAACCAGTAAAGGATCACTGAGGACTGCGGTTTCTTTACCACCAATGGAGCCTCCCAGAAACGGGCAGAGAGACAGTAAAAG ATTCTCATCAGATGTGGGACACTTTAACTCTAAAGATACAGGAGATCAGCGCGAGGCCTCTGCTCTTCGTGATGAA CTTGATATGCTACAAGAAGAGAATGAGAACATCCTTGAGAAG CTCAGGCTTGAGGAAGAGAGATGCAAGGAAGCAGAGGCCAGAGTTAAAGAGCTTCAGAAGCAG GTTGCTGCTCTTGGCGAAGGAGTATCTTTGGAAGCTAAATTATTGAGCAGGAAA GAAGCTGCTTTGCGACAAAGAGAG GCTGCACTCAAGGAAGCAAAACAAAATAATATGGTGGATAAGGAAGTTGCATCTATTAGATCTGAAGTGGAG AATGCAAAAGAGGAGGCTACAGCTGTTGTGCAACAGCTTCATGGAGCTGAATCTGAAGTGAGAGCCCTTCGCTCAATGACACAAAGGATGATTTTGACTCAGAAAGAAATG GAAGAAGTTGTTCTTAAGAGGTGTTGGCTTGCTCGCTACTGGGGCTTAGCTGCAAAATATG GTATCTGTGCCGATGTTGCTGTGTCAAAACATGAATATTGGTCATCCTTAGCACCTCTTCCATTTGAGGTTGTTGTTTCTGCTGGACAAAAGGCAAAAGAGGAATGTTGGGAAAAAG GAGATGATGACAATGAAAAGAGAAGCAAACTTGCTGTTGACCTGAGTGATCTAACTGGAGAAGGAAATATTGAGAGTATGCTTTCAGTTGAAATGGGCTTGAAGGagcttgcttctttgaag GTTGAGGATGCTATTGTGCTTGCATTGGCTCAACAAAGGCGCCCAAGTTCTGCTCGGCTATCCATCTCAG ATATCAAATCACCAGGTGATCCAAAGTATATGGAGGCAGTTG AATTGTTTCCCGAGGAGTCTGAAGATGTTCTTTTCAAGGAG GACTTAGGAGGAGTTGTGTTCTTTAACTTCCTTTGCCTTCTTCAAGACACTTTCAGTGACTAG
- the LOC110659440 gene encoding protein NETWORKED 3C, whose product MEDEKHDFSASFSWWSGSHNRPLQSPWLQATLSDLDEKIQMMVNIIQDDGDSFVDRAERFYKRRPELLKIVQDLQNSYLSLAEKYDQLRSAEFIPAAHLRSPLSSSSSLKLLQNTNKENTETTKLEESPISQPQSVQQEDSETKTQISSFEQHSLNKPVSCKQCKTEEDNQGDNMNGGGLKKIVLAGDDSEEKENIWNQTRQKVSKLIEDNLKQQNELIRRNEEKREVMKQLRAQINRLMEENRALKSCLPSYKVDMKRNESRVSKLKGLNCIGQFQG is encoded by the exons ATGGAGGACGAGAAACATGACTTCTCTGCTTCTTTTTCATGGTGGTCAGGCAGCCATAATCGACCCCTTCAATCTCCATGGCTTCAAGCCACTCTTTCAg ATTTGGATGAGAAGATTCAAATGATGGTCAATATTATACAAGATGATGGAGATTCTTTTGTGGATAGGGCTGAGAGGTTTTATAAGAGAAGACCTGAGCTCTTGAAGATCGTGCAGGACCTGCAGAATTCCTATCTTTCCTTGGCTGAAAAATATGACCAGCTAAGATCTGCAGAATTCATTCCTGCTGCCCATTTGAGGTcacctctttcttcttcttcttcactgaAGCTCCTACAAAACACTAACAAAGAAAATACTGAGACAACCAAACTAGAGGAATCACCAATTTCCCAACCCCAGTCGGTTCAACAAGAAGATTCTGAAACTAAAACTCAAATCTCCAGCTTCGAGCAGCATTCCTTGAATAAACCAGTTTCATGTAAACAATGCAAGACGGAAGAAGATAATCAAGGAGATAATATGAACGGAGGAGGGCTGAAGAAGATTGTACTAGCTGGTGATGATAGCGAAGAGAAGGAGAATATATGGAATCAAACGAGGCAAAAGGTTTCAAAACTGATTGAGGACAATTTGAAGCAACAGAATGAGCTAATAAGgagaaatgaagagaagagaGAAGTGATGAAACAACTTCGTGCCCAAATCAACAGGTTAATGGAAGAGAACAGGGCCTTGAAGAGTTGTCTTCCAAGTTACAAGGTGGATATGAAACGAAACGAATCTCGTGTCTCCAAGCTCAAGGGTCTCAATTGCATTGGCCAGTTTCAAGGCTAA
- the LOC110659441 gene encoding coiled-coil domain-containing protein SCD2 isoform X2, producing the protein MVLRVRRILTSLRLFLPPTSCVYLSLLHADLGIPQFSDINHFPRSLSPLFSFMDRNRTDSPIYSRQWSSDSSASAGTGPSSPVVMSPGRHHHSRSSSVTGLSTVKRNQNFAAKAAAQRLAQVMASQTTDDDEDDGDDLGFRYSAPPPLSLSRNLNSAATTNTKPTVPSSWITRSPSPALSGNMVEETPSVRSTSAGRSSISFRTAPPLPTSKGSLRTAVSLPPMEPPRNGQRDSKRFSSDVGHFNSKDTGDQREASALRDELDMLQEENENILEKLRLEEERCKEAEARVKELQKQVAALGEGVSLEAKLLSRKEAALRQREAALKEAKQNNMVDKEVASIRSEVENAKEEATAVVQQLHGAESEVRALRSMTQRMILTQKEMEEVVLKRCWLARYWGLAAKYGICADVAVSKHEYWSSLAPLPFEVVVSAGQKAKEECWEKGDDDNEKRSKLAVDLSDLTGEGNIESMLSVEMGLKELASLKVEDAIVLALAQQRRPSSARLSISGISNHQVIQSIWRQLAWLTYFWSRAKDNGIEETIAKERLQFWINRRGHSPSSHDAVDVERGLMELRKLGIEHRLWEASRKEIDQDSSTKRNKEINWTI; encoded by the exons ATGGTCTTGAGAGTGAGACGGATACTGACATCTCTCCGCTTGTTTCTCCCTCCAACGTCGTGCGTTTATCTCTCTCTATTGCACGCAGATCTAGGCATTCCTCAATTTTCAGACATCAATCATTTCCCTCGCTCACTGTCTCCGCTTTTCTCTTTTATGGACCGGAACAGAACCGACAGCCCCATCTACTCGCGCCAATGGAGCAGCGATTCCAGCGCCTCTGCTGGCACTGGTCCGTCATCTCCGGTGGTAATGTCGCCTGGACGTCACCACCACTCGCGCTCCTCTTCTGTCACCGGACTTTCCACCGTCAAGAGAAACCAAAATTTCGCTGCCAAAGCAGCTGCTCAGCGCTTGGCTCAGGTCATGGCTTCTCAAACCACTGACGATGACGAGGACGATGGTGACGATCTAGGGTTTAGATATAGTGCACCacctcctctctctctttctagGAATCTTAACTCTGCTGCTACTACTAATACTAAACCTACGGTTCCATCTAGCTGGATCACTAGATCTCCTTCCCCTGCC TTATCTGGGAACATGGTAGAGGAAACTCCATCGGTTCGTTCAACATCAGCTGGAAGGTCCTCAATTTCCTTTCGAACAGCACCGCCGCTGCCAACCAGTAAAGGATCACTGAGGACTGCGGTTTCTTTACCACCAATGGAGCCTCCCAGAAACGGGCAGAGAGACAGTAAAAG ATTCTCATCAGATGTGGGACACTTTAACTCTAAAGATACAGGAGATCAGCGCGAGGCCTCTGCTCTTCGTGATGAA CTTGATATGCTACAAGAAGAGAATGAGAACATCCTTGAGAAG CTCAGGCTTGAGGAAGAGAGATGCAAGGAAGCAGAGGCCAGAGTTAAAGAGCTTCAGAAGCAG GTTGCTGCTCTTGGCGAAGGAGTATCTTTGGAAGCTAAATTATTGAGCAGGAAA GAAGCTGCTTTGCGACAAAGAGAG GCTGCACTCAAGGAAGCAAAACAAAATAATATGGTGGATAAGGAAGTTGCATCTATTAGATCTGAAGTGGAG AATGCAAAAGAGGAGGCTACAGCTGTTGTGCAACAGCTTCATGGAGCTGAATCTGAAGTGAGAGCCCTTCGCTCAATGACACAAAGGATGATTTTGACTCAGAAAGAAATG GAAGAAGTTGTTCTTAAGAGGTGTTGGCTTGCTCGCTACTGGGGCTTAGCTGCAAAATATG GTATCTGTGCCGATGTTGCTGTGTCAAAACATGAATATTGGTCATCCTTAGCACCTCTTCCATTTGAGGTTGTTGTTTCTGCTGGACAAAAGGCAAAAGAGGAATGTTGGGAAAAAG GAGATGATGACAATGAAAAGAGAAGCAAACTTGCTGTTGACCTGAGTGATCTAACTGGAGAAGGAAATATTGAGAGTATGCTTTCAGTTGAAATGGGCTTGAAGGagcttgcttctttgaag GTTGAGGATGCTATTGTGCTTGCATTGGCTCAACAAAGGCGCCCAAGTTCTGCTCGGCTATCCATCTCAGGT ATATCAAATCACCAGGTGATCCAAAGTATATGGAGGCAGTTG GCGTGGCTTACATATTTTTGGAGCAGAGCCAAAGACAACGGTATAGAGGAGACCATTGCCAAAGAACGGCTTCAATTTTGGATCAACCGCCGTGGCCACTCACCAAGTTCACATGATGCTGTTGATG TTGAGCGAGGCCTGATGGAGCTCAGGAAGCTAGGAATAGAACATCGACTGTGGGAAGCATCTCGCAAAGAAATTGATCAGGACTCTTCCACCAAACGTAACAAGGAAATCAACTGGACAATTTAA
- the LOC110659441 gene encoding coiled-coil domain-containing protein SCD2 isoform X3 — translation MVLRVRRILTSLRLFLPPTSCVYLSLLHADLGIPQFSDINHFPRSLSPLFSFMDRNRTDSPIYSRQWSSDSSASAGTGPSSPVVMSPGRHHHSRSSSVTGLSTVKRNQNFAAKAAAQRLAQVMASQTTDDDEDDGDDLGFRYSAPPPLSLSRNLNSAATTNTKPTVPSSWITRSPSPALSGNMVEETPSVRSTSAGRSSISFRTAPPLPTSKGSLRTAVSLPPMEPPRNGQRDSKRFSSDVGHFNSKDTGDQREASALRDELDMLQEENENILEKLRLEEERCKEAEARVKELQKQVAALGEGVSLEAKLLSRKEAALRQREAALKEAKQNNMVDKEVASIRSEVENAKEEATAVVQQLHGAESEVRALRSMTQRMILTQKEMEEVVLKRCWLARYWGLAAKYGICADVAVSKHEYWSSLAPLPFEVVVSAGQKAKEECWEKGDDDNEKRSKLAVDLSDLTGEGNIESMLSVEMGLKELASLKVEDAIVLALAQQRRPSSARLSISDIKSPGDPKYMEAVGVAYIFLEQSQRQRYRGDHCQRTASILDQPPWPLTKFT, via the exons ATGGTCTTGAGAGTGAGACGGATACTGACATCTCTCCGCTTGTTTCTCCCTCCAACGTCGTGCGTTTATCTCTCTCTATTGCACGCAGATCTAGGCATTCCTCAATTTTCAGACATCAATCATTTCCCTCGCTCACTGTCTCCGCTTTTCTCTTTTATGGACCGGAACAGAACCGACAGCCCCATCTACTCGCGCCAATGGAGCAGCGATTCCAGCGCCTCTGCTGGCACTGGTCCGTCATCTCCGGTGGTAATGTCGCCTGGACGTCACCACCACTCGCGCTCCTCTTCTGTCACCGGACTTTCCACCGTCAAGAGAAACCAAAATTTCGCTGCCAAAGCAGCTGCTCAGCGCTTGGCTCAGGTCATGGCTTCTCAAACCACTGACGATGACGAGGACGATGGTGACGATCTAGGGTTTAGATATAGTGCACCacctcctctctctctttctagGAATCTTAACTCTGCTGCTACTACTAATACTAAACCTACGGTTCCATCTAGCTGGATCACTAGATCTCCTTCCCCTGCC TTATCTGGGAACATGGTAGAGGAAACTCCATCGGTTCGTTCAACATCAGCTGGAAGGTCCTCAATTTCCTTTCGAACAGCACCGCCGCTGCCAACCAGTAAAGGATCACTGAGGACTGCGGTTTCTTTACCACCAATGGAGCCTCCCAGAAACGGGCAGAGAGACAGTAAAAG ATTCTCATCAGATGTGGGACACTTTAACTCTAAAGATACAGGAGATCAGCGCGAGGCCTCTGCTCTTCGTGATGAA CTTGATATGCTACAAGAAGAGAATGAGAACATCCTTGAGAAG CTCAGGCTTGAGGAAGAGAGATGCAAGGAAGCAGAGGCCAGAGTTAAAGAGCTTCAGAAGCAG GTTGCTGCTCTTGGCGAAGGAGTATCTTTGGAAGCTAAATTATTGAGCAGGAAA GAAGCTGCTTTGCGACAAAGAGAG GCTGCACTCAAGGAAGCAAAACAAAATAATATGGTGGATAAGGAAGTTGCATCTATTAGATCTGAAGTGGAG AATGCAAAAGAGGAGGCTACAGCTGTTGTGCAACAGCTTCATGGAGCTGAATCTGAAGTGAGAGCCCTTCGCTCAATGACACAAAGGATGATTTTGACTCAGAAAGAAATG GAAGAAGTTGTTCTTAAGAGGTGTTGGCTTGCTCGCTACTGGGGCTTAGCTGCAAAATATG GTATCTGTGCCGATGTTGCTGTGTCAAAACATGAATATTGGTCATCCTTAGCACCTCTTCCATTTGAGGTTGTTGTTTCTGCTGGACAAAAGGCAAAAGAGGAATGTTGGGAAAAAG GAGATGATGACAATGAAAAGAGAAGCAAACTTGCTGTTGACCTGAGTGATCTAACTGGAGAAGGAAATATTGAGAGTATGCTTTCAGTTGAAATGGGCTTGAAGGagcttgcttctttgaag GTTGAGGATGCTATTGTGCTTGCATTGGCTCAACAAAGGCGCCCAAGTTCTGCTCGGCTATCCATCTCAG ATATCAAATCACCAGGTGATCCAAAGTATATGGAGGCAGTTG GCGTGGCTTACATATTTTTGGAGCAGAGCCAAAGACAACGGTATAGAGGAGACCATTGCCAAAGAACGGCTTCAATTTTGGATCAACCGCCGTGGCCACTCACCAAGTTCACATGA
- the LOC110659441 gene encoding coiled-coil domain-containing protein SCD2 isoform X1 — MVLRVRRILTSLRLFLPPTSCVYLSLLHADLGIPQFSDINHFPRSLSPLFSFMDRNRTDSPIYSRQWSSDSSASAGTGPSSPVVMSPGRHHHSRSSSVTGLSTVKRNQNFAAKAAAQRLAQVMASQTTDDDEDDGDDLGFRYSAPPPLSLSRNLNSAATTNTKPTVPSSWITRSPSPALSGNMVEETPSVRSTSAGRSSISFRTAPPLPTSKGSLRTAVSLPPMEPPRNGQRDSKRFSSDVGHFNSKDTGDQREASALRDELDMLQEENENILEKLRLEEERCKEAEARVKELQKQVAALGEGVSLEAKLLSRKEAALRQREAALKEAKQNNMVDKEVASIRSEVENAKEEATAVVQQLHGAESEVRALRSMTQRMILTQKEMEEVVLKRCWLARYWGLAAKYGICADVAVSKHEYWSSLAPLPFEVVVSAGQKAKEECWEKGDDDNEKRSKLAVDLSDLTGEGNIESMLSVEMGLKELASLKVEDAIVLALAQQRRPSSARLSISDIKSPGDPKYMEAVELFPEESEDVLFKEAWLTYFWSRAKDNGIEETIAKERLQFWINRRGHSPSSHDAVDVERGLMELRKLGIEHRLWEASRKEIDQDSSTKRNKEINWTI; from the exons ATGGTCTTGAGAGTGAGACGGATACTGACATCTCTCCGCTTGTTTCTCCCTCCAACGTCGTGCGTTTATCTCTCTCTATTGCACGCAGATCTAGGCATTCCTCAATTTTCAGACATCAATCATTTCCCTCGCTCACTGTCTCCGCTTTTCTCTTTTATGGACCGGAACAGAACCGACAGCCCCATCTACTCGCGCCAATGGAGCAGCGATTCCAGCGCCTCTGCTGGCACTGGTCCGTCATCTCCGGTGGTAATGTCGCCTGGACGTCACCACCACTCGCGCTCCTCTTCTGTCACCGGACTTTCCACCGTCAAGAGAAACCAAAATTTCGCTGCCAAAGCAGCTGCTCAGCGCTTGGCTCAGGTCATGGCTTCTCAAACCACTGACGATGACGAGGACGATGGTGACGATCTAGGGTTTAGATATAGTGCACCacctcctctctctctttctagGAATCTTAACTCTGCTGCTACTACTAATACTAAACCTACGGTTCCATCTAGCTGGATCACTAGATCTCCTTCCCCTGCC TTATCTGGGAACATGGTAGAGGAAACTCCATCGGTTCGTTCAACATCAGCTGGAAGGTCCTCAATTTCCTTTCGAACAGCACCGCCGCTGCCAACCAGTAAAGGATCACTGAGGACTGCGGTTTCTTTACCACCAATGGAGCCTCCCAGAAACGGGCAGAGAGACAGTAAAAG ATTCTCATCAGATGTGGGACACTTTAACTCTAAAGATACAGGAGATCAGCGCGAGGCCTCTGCTCTTCGTGATGAA CTTGATATGCTACAAGAAGAGAATGAGAACATCCTTGAGAAG CTCAGGCTTGAGGAAGAGAGATGCAAGGAAGCAGAGGCCAGAGTTAAAGAGCTTCAGAAGCAG GTTGCTGCTCTTGGCGAAGGAGTATCTTTGGAAGCTAAATTATTGAGCAGGAAA GAAGCTGCTTTGCGACAAAGAGAG GCTGCACTCAAGGAAGCAAAACAAAATAATATGGTGGATAAGGAAGTTGCATCTATTAGATCTGAAGTGGAG AATGCAAAAGAGGAGGCTACAGCTGTTGTGCAACAGCTTCATGGAGCTGAATCTGAAGTGAGAGCCCTTCGCTCAATGACACAAAGGATGATTTTGACTCAGAAAGAAATG GAAGAAGTTGTTCTTAAGAGGTGTTGGCTTGCTCGCTACTGGGGCTTAGCTGCAAAATATG GTATCTGTGCCGATGTTGCTGTGTCAAAACATGAATATTGGTCATCCTTAGCACCTCTTCCATTTGAGGTTGTTGTTTCTGCTGGACAAAAGGCAAAAGAGGAATGTTGGGAAAAAG GAGATGATGACAATGAAAAGAGAAGCAAACTTGCTGTTGACCTGAGTGATCTAACTGGAGAAGGAAATATTGAGAGTATGCTTTCAGTTGAAATGGGCTTGAAGGagcttgcttctttgaag GTTGAGGATGCTATTGTGCTTGCATTGGCTCAACAAAGGCGCCCAAGTTCTGCTCGGCTATCCATCTCAG ATATCAAATCACCAGGTGATCCAAAGTATATGGAGGCAGTTG AATTGTTTCCCGAGGAGTCTGAAGATGTTCTTTTCAAGGAG GCGTGGCTTACATATTTTTGGAGCAGAGCCAAAGACAACGGTATAGAGGAGACCATTGCCAAAGAACGGCTTCAATTTTGGATCAACCGCCGTGGCCACTCACCAAGTTCACATGATGCTGTTGATG TTGAGCGAGGCCTGATGGAGCTCAGGAAGCTAGGAATAGAACATCGACTGTGGGAAGCATCTCGCAAAGAAATTGATCAGGACTCTTCCACCAAACGTAACAAGGAAATCAACTGGACAATTTAA